GGAGCGATAATAGTAGAATTGATTTTTTCGTACAGGAGATAATTTCTAGTTTAGATGAGTATTCAGTTCAGGTGATGGACTTTGCAACAGTGAATAAGTCACCTGGTTTATTACTCTCTGAGTTAGCAAACATTGCGATGTTTGCTAACAAGAAATTAGTTAAGCTGATAAATGTAAGTGGGAGTATATCTAAAGAGTTAAAAAACGTATTGGATCATAATACAAGTGATCATTACGTAATGATGATAGCAAATGATCTACCATATAGTTCTGCAACTAAAAGTTATATGGAAAGCTCAAAAATTTTTGGCGTAATTGCTTGCTATAAAGATAGTGGTAGTAATCTCTACGACATTATATCCAGTTACTTAAAACAAAATGACATAAAATACACAAACGAGGTAATCTACCATTTGCAATCTTACTTTAATCATAGCAAGCTACCTATATACTCAGAACTTGAAAAATTAGTTTTGTACCTAGGAGAGAGAAAGGATCTCAAACCTGCTGATATAGAGCTGTGCCTTTCAACTTCTAGCAATGATTATGTTACACTTGATAACCTGTGCTCTGCTATAGCAAATAAAGATATGGCAAATTTCATCAAAATTTCCGATACACTGATATTACAGGAGAATTTTTCACCGATAGCGTTAATTCGTATTATATCAAATTATTTCCTACGTCTTGAAAACGTTTTGCTGTCGATACGAAGCGGAATGAGCGAACAGGATGCAATTGATCAGCTGAGCCCCCCATTGTTCTTCAAGCAGTTGAAGAGTTTCAAGCTTCACTTGAAAAATTTTCAACTTTTAGAACTCAGAAGGATCTTAGAAAGGTTGATAAGATTAGAGGTCATCTGTAAAAAAACTGATTTAGATCATAAAATGATCTTTCAACATGCACTGCAAATGGCTGACACTTGAGATATTAGAGCTAAACTATGGAGATTGCTCACAGCTGTACGAACATTGCAATTAGCAGGTAATTTGCGTAACAGATGGTGTCATCCCAGTGCTCCGACACTGGGATCCAGCTTTTCCATAATCATCAAAACGTCGTATTTTAACATAAAAGAGCTACTTTTATACTCACCAACTTAATAAAATTCCTGGATGCCAGTGTCAGCTACTTGCATGACACCCGAGTGGTAGCACAATGTTCGTACAGTTGTGGAAGATTGCTCTCAAATTGTAGTTTTCATATCAAGCACTGAAAGACGTTGTTTATACTTTTGCAGATACAATTTATGTGTTATAATTTAAACTTTGATAGATAAAGTGCAAAGAAGTAACGTGAAAGTAGAAGTAAAAAAATTATCACATGGAGAAGATCTGCCTCTTCCCTGTTATGCAACTACGCAGAGCGCTGGTATGGATCTTTATGCTGCGCTGAATGACTCCGCTATTTTAAATCCGCTTGAAAGGCTACTTATTCCAACTGGAATTATAATTGCAATACCGAGTGGTTTTGAGGGACAAGTCCGCACGCGTTCTGGCCTTGCTGCAAAACATGGAATCACTGTCTTAAATTCTCCAGGCACCATAGATTCTGACTACCGGGGCGAGGTTAAAGTTTGCTTGATTAATCTCAGCAATCAACCATATGAGATAAAAAGGGGAGATAGAATCGCACAGATTCTTATTGCTCCTATGTCTCAAGTAATTTGGGATGATACAGAAGAATTCTACGTAGAAGAAACTGACCGAAATGCGGGGGGTTTTGGCTCAAGTGGTAGGTAGTTTATGCAAATGTTACCTATTAGTTGATTTTTACATCAAAAAACTCTTGACCGAGGTGGTTTTTTACATATAATTTTAAGTATATTAATAATTTATTAAAGAGGTAGTTATGCCAATTTTCAAAAACCATCGTGGTCAATTCCACAAAATGAACACTGCACTTGTTGCACTTACTTCTCTGTATGTCATAGGCGCAGCAGTAGCACTTTCATCACCATATTGGGCGTCTTCATGTCCAGTTCTAGCTCCACTTGCAACTTTTGCAGCTACACTACTTGGAATGGGTATATTAGCATTTGTTGCTATTGCACTAACTGGCTTAGCAATACGCGCCATCAGCAAAAATAACGAAATATCTGAGGAGAAAGCTCCGAAGATTACTAAGGATGGGTTGTTAGTAAGAAGAGACGTATATGAGGAAATGAAGAAAAATAACCAAGTTAAAGATGATAATGGTAATGCCAAGTCAGGTCAATATTATATAGACTTCAACTTGGGAGACAAGAACTACCGTGTTATTATTGGCGATAAGCTTGACGAGGAGCGAGGTAATACTTTACTCTTCAAGACATATTCACTAGAAGTGAAAGGCACTGACGGTAAATATGCTCCGATGGCTAATAAAAATAAGGAATTGGAAGCATTAGGTTTAAAACAATCTAGTGATGAGATTAACACTTATTTAGGCAAGCTTTCTTCTGTTACACCTGCTGTACAAGGACAAGGAAAAGGACAACAATAAGCAGTATAGCTTAAGTAAAACAAAGAGGTAGGCTAAGTCTACCTCTTTTTCTTCTAAAAGTTTTTGAATTTCGAGCACCAAGTAACAGGATACTACTTTAGTAATAAATATTTAAGAAACTTACCAAGTGGAGAAAAAAGCAAAAGAAGCCCCGTGGTGGCTAGTTATTTACTTTTGTGTCGAAATATTGGCGTTTTTTTATCCTAAACGCTTAATAAGTGCGACTTAGCTGCTTTTTAATGCAACTAACCTTAGCCATAAACATTTAAGAAATTCACTAAGCAGAAAAACAGGCAAAGAAACCCCGAGTAGCTAGTTATTCACTATCTATCTTATAACATTGGCGTTTTTGATGTCTTAAACGACTTATAAGCGCGTTTGAGCTTGTATAGGTAAAAAACCAGAAGTTTTTTTGTCGTTTAATCTGCACAGACTGAAGATAAATAATAGCTTCAGTCTCATTATAAGGGGGTTGAAGGAACTTGTCAAGTAGTTTTTTCGCACATGCCAAAGTTGGTTAAATATGCGAAGAGTCTATTGACACTGAGTATAATCTGGAGTAGTGGTAAATAGCAATGTTTAAAAGTATTTTCACATTTAGTTTTTTTACAGCTATTTCAAGAATTTCAGGGCTAATAAGGGATATATTAATTGCCATGGTTGTCGGTGCAACTCCTCTTGCAGATGTATTTTTTTCTTCGTTTCGTTTTGCCAATCTATTTCGAGCGTTTTTTGCAGAGGGAGCGTTCACTACCTCTTTTATACCGTTATATTCAGCAGAATCACGTGATAATAAAAAGGCATTTAGCTTTGCAAGTAGTGTAATATCTCTCACGTTTGTTGTTTTATTGATTTTTTGCCTTATCACGCAGACTTTCTTTCCTTATATGATTCAAGTATTCACTCCTGGATTTGACCAAAGCAAACTTGCCCTCACTGTGACTTTATCAAGAATTATGATGCCTTACATAATTTTTATTTCAATAGCATCACTTATCGGGGGAATGTTGCAAGTAAAGCAACATTTTGTTTCAACAGCCATTGCACCGATCATTTTGAATCTCTGTCTAATTGTTAGTCTATTTGTGCCTTACATAAAAACACCGGCCCACAATCTCTCCATAGCTGTCCTGATTGGAGGGATTTTTCAACTATTGTTGATGCTGTTTAATGCATATAAATTAAAGGCTGCATTTTTTTTTAGCATAAAATTAAATAATGAAGTAAAGTTGTTTTTTAAGCGTGTAATACCAGCAATTATCAACAACTGTGTAACTCAGATAAGCCTATGGATTGATACAATTATGGCCAGTTTTATACCAAATGCAGTGTCCTATATATATTATGCCGATAGACTAAATCAACTACCGCAAGGAGTAATTGGTACTGCAATTGGTACAGTGCTTCTTCCTTTAATCTCAAAACAAGTAAATGATACTGAAAAGATAGCCAAAATACAAAGCAAAGCTCT
This genomic stretch from Wolbachia endosymbiont of Cimex lectularius harbors:
- the holA gene encoding DNA polymerase III subunit delta; this translates as MKVTPSKIKKFLEKPDTLRGVLIHGSDNSRIDFFVQEIISSLDEYSVQVMDFATVNKSPGLLLSELANIAMFANKKLVKLINVSGSISKELKNVLDHNTSDHYVMMIANDLPYSSATKSYMESSKIFGVIACYKDSGSNLYDIISSYLKQNDIKYTNEVIYHLQSYFNHSKLPIYSELEKLVLYLGERKDLKPADIELCLSTSSNDYVTLDNLCSAIANKDMANFIKISDTLILQENFSPIALIRIISNYFLRLENVLLSIRSGMSEQDAIDQLSPPLFFKQLKSFKLHLKNFQLLELRRILERLIRLEVICKKTDLDHKMIFQHALQMADT
- the dut gene encoding dUTP diphosphatase, giving the protein MQRSNVKVEVKKLSHGEDLPLPCYATTQSAGMDLYAALNDSAILNPLERLLIPTGIIIAIPSGFEGQVRTRSGLAAKHGITVLNSPGTIDSDYRGEVKVCLINLSNQPYEIKRGDRIAQILIAPMSQVIWDDTEEFYVEETDRNAGGFGSSGR
- the murJ gene encoding murein biosynthesis integral membrane protein MurJ; its protein translation is MFKSIFTFSFFTAISRISGLIRDILIAMVVGATPLADVFFSSFRFANLFRAFFAEGAFTTSFIPLYSAESRDNKKAFSFASSVISLTFVVLLIFCLITQTFFPYMIQVFTPGFDQSKLALTVTLSRIMMPYIIFISIASLIGGMLQVKQHFVSTAIAPIILNLCLIVSLFVPYIKTPAHNLSIAVLIGGIFQLLLMLFNAYKLKAAFFFSIKLNNEVKLFFKRVIPAIINNCVTQISLWIDTIMASFIPNAVSYIYYADRLNQLPQGVIGTAIGTVLLPLISKQVNDTEKIAKIQSKALSVGLILIMPTTAAFIIIPDIILLTLFSYGKFDHYAVQQTAPTLIALSLSLPAFIINKALLPTFFAKGNLKIPTIFSLMCLGINVVLNLLLMHKYQHTGIAIATSISTWINSILLINYLTINKMYKISQVLLLNIVKILIATLVMSIVLYVSSSLSAGLFLDTIFARVIHLAALIFLSVVVYFGTLYLMFMGNFKYIKL